gaggaaaaacaaaacattgaTGATGAAAATGGTAAAACATTTGATACGGATATCAAGGAGAAGGTTGTGCCTGCTGACAAAGCTGATAATATCATGAGTATTGCAGAGAAAACTGAGCTGAAATTAGAACCTAATGAAGCTCTTGCTGTAAATGTTGGGAAAGAGACACATGACCAGCATACGGGGAAAGGGAAGAGTATATCAGAAAGATCTCTGATATTTGGGAATGCAGAATTGTCATTAGGTTTAAATAATGATAATCCTTCTAGTGTGGTGGGTCAGAGTGAAGAAGGAAGTCAGAGTACTCCAGAGGACTTGGAACCTATTTCATTGAATCTGTTTTTAAGCAAAGGGGAAAGCAGTAAAGGTGATTCCATTCAGTCATATAGGAAAGGCCCTAATTTGCATGCTAATAGATCAAATTGGGATTTGAACACTACTATGGATTCGTGGGGAAACTCTGTGGGTGGTGCAGCCAAAGGTCAACTAACTTCTGATATATTGAGTACAGGTGACGGGGGTCTTGTTAAAAAGCCTTTTATATGCTCACCCATGGTTGTTCCTGGTGATGCAACTGAAAAGAAGATCCTCGTAGATAGTGAACACAGATCTAGCTTTGCTAAATCCTCAACATTGTCTGGCGACTCTGGCCAGAAGTATTTTCCGGAAGATTCTCTTAACTTACGTCTAAGTCCATCTTGTATACCTTTTAATTTGAGTCGAGAACCTTCGTGTTCATCTGTAGAAGTTGATTCTGGCAGGGTTCTTCCTAACATTAGCATGCTTAGAGGTTTGTCAGTTAGCAATCTGAACATGATTAATAGAAGTTGTGTTAAAACAGAACCATCTGAAGATAGTATCAAACATGGTCTTGCAGGAGCAAAAACTTATCTTATGGAGGTTAAGTCTGAATTGAATGAGAAGGTCAGTCCAGAAGTGCTCAAGTCGTCAAATAGTTGCACCCTTAAACTGGTTGATCCAAGGTCAATAAAATCTGAGCCATTTCTTAATGCAGAAACAATGGAGACATTGAAGCAACCACTTGACCACTCTAACAAAGTGGTGCTACAAGCTCAGGAAGTGGGAAAACCTGCTTgctcgacaagtttttcaatcaGATGTGGAAAATCAGATGTTTTAGAACATTCCGTGCAGGATAAAGGTGCAGAGGTTAGTGAGGAGGTACCTAAGAAAGCCTGTGAAGGACATGAGCAAGTTGCTTCAGAAATTATTTCAGGACCTGCTGGTTCCATTGGCAATGAACAAAATGTTGTTACTACAGCAGACAAGACATTGAAGCGACCACTGGACCACTCTAATAAAATAGTGCTACAAGCTCAGGATGTGGAAAAAAAACCTGCTTGCTCGACCAATTTTTCAATCAGATGTGGCAAATCAGATGTTTTAGATCATTCCATGCAGGACAAAGGTGCAGAGGTTGGTGAGGTGTTACCCAAGAAAGCCTATGAAGGACATGCGCAAGTTGCTTCAGAAATTATTTCAGGACCTGCTGGTCCCACTGGCAATGAACAAAATGTTATTACTACAGCAGACACTGAAATGACTACAGCTAAAAATGTTGATAACCCTGAGCAGTTCAGATTACAATTAACAGATGAATTCTGCCAAGAATTTTGTGCTAATGGTGGGGGTTGTGTGAGTGACGAGGAAAAGATTAATATCCCTGGAGACATGTTGGAAGAAGATTCTTATGGTTCTGACTGTGAGTCTGATGGCAATCATGATTTAAATGTGTCTTTGATTACAGAGCAAAATCACGAAGAAGAGGACTATGAAGATGGTGAGGTTCGAGAACAGCTAGTGGACGCTGCCAAAGAAGGTCCTACATATgagaaaacagaagaaaaatttattgcaactaatttgaatgataaaATAACTAACTATGCAGGACTTCCTGGATATGGTGATCCTTGTTCTTCCCATTTTGGCAACAATGACGCTAAAATTGAAGATGCTGGTGAAACAAATGATGATACTTTTGTAGATCGTGTTGACACAGCTCACGATGGGAGTACTGATAAAGCTGCTGATCAGGATGGTTGTTTACAAGAATTCTCGACAATTGGGGTGCCAACCACTGAGCATGAGAGGAAGACGCCAGTCCAGGCAGTTCAGAAAGAATTACTTGATATTTCAGAAGGGAGAGTTGCTGAAGAGATTCAGGAACCAAAAAAACAATCTGATCAAGGCATTGATGGAAGCCAAGGGACTTTGGATACTGTTCCTCAGGCTTCAGATGACAATATTGAGAAAAGCATTATGGTAGAGAACACTGAAACGGCATTGTGCAAAAGGGAATCATCTTTAGATGGTGATAATGCAGGTAAGGGTATTGATGGCGGAGGTAATCGAAGCCGGATCATCAACCTGGCTCGCTCGTCTAATGTGTCCCCTCCTGGTAATTCAAGATATATGCCAGGCAAGCTTTTATCCACGCAACCTGGAAGGGAAAGATTGACTGATATAGCACTTGAGCGGGATAATATACATCCTCAAGGGAGGTAATATTCTAttccttttttccttctatttttGGTATTGTTCATTGGAGGTGTCTGATTcacttcttatttattttttcttttcagagATGAAAGT
This genomic window from Tripterygium wilfordii isolate XIE 37 chromosome 9, ASM1340144v1, whole genome shotgun sequence contains:
- the LOC120006309 gene encoding uncharacterized protein LOC120006309, with the protein product MPVSGNEETGVKPVSWKSSDYIADIPIKKRRFPLMQPPPPPPEESSSSSSPLETDSNQNGQSRICEGTSVSNVSVPASRAGLSDEKEGKSDMEVTHTNVGLAAASSDMSGGNKNSVFEEEKQNIDDENGKTFDTDIKEKVVPADKADNIMSIAEKTELKLEPNEALAVNVGKETHDQHTGKGKSISERSLIFGNAELSLGLNNDNPSSVVGQSEEGSQSTPEDLEPISLNLFLSKGESSKGDSIQSYRKGPNLHANRSNWDLNTTMDSWGNSVGGAAKGQLTSDILSTGDGGLVKKPFICSPMVVPGDATEKKILVDSEHRSSFAKSSTLSGDSGQKYFPEDSLNLRLSPSCIPFNLSREPSCSSVEVDSGRVLPNISMLRGLSVSNLNMINRSCVKTEPSEDSIKHGLAGAKTYLMEVKSELNEKVSPEVLKSSNSCTLKLVDPRSIKSEPFLNAETMETLKQPLDHSNKVVLQAQEVGKPACSTSFSIRCGKSDVLEHSVQDKGAEVSEEVPKKACEGHEQVASEIISGPAGSIGNEQNVVTTADKTLKRPLDHSNKIVLQAQDVEKKPACSTNFSIRCGKSDVLDHSMQDKGAEVGEVLPKKAYEGHAQVASEIISGPAGPTGNEQNVITTADTEMTTAKNVDNPEQFRLQLTDEFCQEFCANGGGCVSDEEKINIPGDMLEEDSYGSDCESDGNHDLNVSLITEQNHEEEDYEDGEVREQLVDAAKEGPTYEKTEEKFIATNLNDKITNYAGLPGYGDPCSSHFGNNDAKIEDAGETNDDTFVDRVDTAHDGSTDKAADQDGCLQEFSTIGVPTTEHERKTPVQAVQKELLDISEGRVAEEIQEPKKQSDQGIDGSQGTLDTVPQASDDNIEKSIMVENTETALCKRESSLDGDNAGKGIDGGGNRSRIINLARSSNVSPPGNSRYMPGKLLSTQPGRERLTDIALERDNIHPQGRDESCNISSLKFTRERHQDQLSRNSRFNYGRGRGWVSSRGRGRVSGRGDSLNDDWETERDFDPGYYNGPTEFHLPRHKYASGMAEAEIGCDNYKGRKLLNDESPTFRRGLSIRRPPGGRNGPARSLQMIHRVPRNISPSRCMGDDGSEVVGLRNGEKFVRGFPDDGTDHELARTQQPYDGDGNFFRGNRNFSSAHRRGGFSRIRSKSPIRSRSPGSWSSPRRRSPDGFGGRPDLPHRRSGEIYRMGRMRSPDPPCYPGEMLMRRHGSPLYTSRPSNYLREVDSRRDHGQPRSVIPSRSTAGRVVLRNNRRFDIADPRERNDGDEFFAGPMHSSRFSELSGEASSEERRRFIERQGPVRSFRPPYDGTDGGSFHLNTEDGPRPFRLCPEDDPDFHERGNREFDRRITVRPGNVSRRTRGIEDEEGNYRHGGQVMYDNGFDDMSRVKRKRF